Part of the Campylobacter concisus genome, TACACAAATCACGCCACACCTGGTATCTACGTGCTTTTGCCGATCACTCCAGATCATCTAAGCTGGCATGGCGACATGAGTGAGTACGAAAAGGCTAAGCTAAAGCCGCTTGCTAGCATGAGCGAAAGTAGCGTGGCGATCGTGCCTGAAATTTACGCCAACACGCCAACAAGGGCAAAAGTGATCTCTTACAAAAATGAGAGCGATCTGGCTAAATTTTGTGGCGTAAGCGTAGATAGTATAAATTTTAAAACGCCATTTTTACTTGACGCGTTGCTAGCACTTGCGGTAGAGAAAATTTTATTTGACCGCTGCGATGTCGCACTTTTAAATACCTTCGTCATCGAGGCAAACAAGCTTGAAGAATTTAGCGATAAAAATGGCAGAATCTGGGTCAATGACACAAAAGCGACTAACATAGATGCGAGCATACAAGCCGTAAAACGCTACAAAGATCATTTCATACATCTAATACTTGGTGGCGATGATAAGGGTGTTGATATGACGCCACTTTTTGAAGACTTAAAGAGTTTAAGAGTAAAAATTTACGCCATCGGCTCAAATAGTGATAAACTCATGAAATTAGCGACTAAATTTGGCATACCGGCTTTAAAATGCGATTTTTTACAAAATGCTGTCAATGAGATAAATAAAGAGCTAAAGACTAGCGAGATAGCGCTTCTAAGCCCGGCAGCTGCAAGTCTTGATCAGTTTAAGAGCTAT contains:
- the murD gene encoding UDP-N-acetylmuramoyl-L-alanine--D-glutamate ligase — encoded protein: MRKSLFGYGGTIKAIAKNFIKDGLWDIYDDKFSEISKDEFGNALLPVSEFDPAKSNLEIPSPGIPPYHELIKKAKNLVSEYDYFYEIYKENLPFNIWISGTNGKTTTTKMTQHLLESKGSVMGGNVGIALANLDSNAKIWILETSSFTLHYTNHATPGIYVLLPITPDHLSWHGDMSEYEKAKLKPLASMSESSVAIVPEIYANTPTRAKVISYKNESDLAKFCGVSVDSINFKTPFLLDALLALAVEKILFDRCDVALLNTFVIEANKLEEFSDKNGRIWVNDTKATNIDASIQAVKRYKDHFIHLILGGDDKGVDMTPLFEDLKSLRVKIYAIGSNSDKLMKLATKFGIPALKCDFLQNAVNEINKELKTSEIALLSPAAASLDQFKSYAERGDKFKEFIKAL